A region of Gracilinanus agilis isolate LMUSP501 chromosome 3, AgileGrace, whole genome shotgun sequence DNA encodes the following proteins:
- the VEGFD gene encoding vascular endothelial growth factor D — protein MYTQWAIVNIFMVSHLHLLWGSNYQHGPVKASQSLLERSEQQIRAASSLEELLKITHAEDWKLWKCRLKLKSLASMDSRSASHRSTRFAATFYDIETLKVIDEEWQRTQCTPRETCVEVAKELGKSTNTFFKPPCVNVFRCGGCCNEESLLCINTSTSYVSKQLFEITVPLTTVPELVPVKIANHTGCKCLSTTQHHPYSIIRRSIQIPEVNRCPQTKKVCPDELTWDSNKCKCATQEESPLNGMEEHAHLQELAICGPHRKFDEDHCECVCKMPCPNDLIQNPENCSCFECRESLESCCQKQKIFHPNTCSCEDRCPFHTRTCINGKPMCARHCRFLRDKKGPHGHHGREKP, from the exons GCATCTCAGTCACTGTTAGAACGTTCAGAACAACAGATCAGGGCTGCCTCTAGTTTGGAGGAGCTGCTTAAGATCACTCATGCTGAAGACTGGAAGTTGTGGAAATGTCGACTGAAACTCAAAAGCCTAGCTAGTATGGATTCCCGCTCAGCATCCCACCGCTCCACCAGATTTGCAGCAACATTTTATGATATTGAAACACTTAAAG TCATCGATGAAGAATGGCAGAGAACTCAATGTACCCCAAGAGAGACCTGTGTGGAAGTGGCCAAAGAGCTGGGGAAAAGCACTAACACTTTCTTTAAGCCCCCCTGTGTGAATGTATTCCGGTGCGGAGGCTGCTGCAATGAAGAGAGCCTCCTCTGTATAAACACAAGTACCTCCTATGTTTCAAAACAG CTTTTTGAAATAACAGTGCCTTTAACAACTGTGCCTGAATTAGTACCAGTTAAAATTGCTAACCATACAGGGTGTAAGTGCTTATCAACAACTCAACACCACCCATATTCCATCATAAGAAGATCCATACAAATCCCTGAAGTGAATCG CTGTCCCCAAACAAAAAAAGTCTGTCCTGATGAATTAACATGGGATAGCAATAAATGTAAGTGTGCCACACAGGAAGAGAGTCCTCTCAATGGGATGGAAG AACATGCCCATCTTCAGGAACTGGCTATTTGCGGTCCTCATAGGAAGTTTGATGAGGACCACTGTGAATGTGTCTGTAAAATGCCTTGTCCTAATGATCTCATTCAGAACCCAGAAAACTGCAGTTGCTTTGAATGCCGAGAAAGTCTGGAGAGCTGTTGTCAGAAGCAAAAAATATTTCATCCCAACACTTGCAG CTGTGAGGACAGGTGCCCTTTTCACACCAGGACATGTATAAATGGAAAACCAATGTGTGCAAGGCATTGCCGCTTTCTGAGGGACAAAAAAGGACCCCATGGGCATCATGGCAGAGAAAAGCCTTGA